The uncultured Roseibium sp. genome contains a region encoding:
- a CDS encoding HAMP domain-containing methyl-accepting chemotaxis protein, with amino-acid sequence MLKHISISSKIFGGFGIVLILLLIISATGGLNLSNGNDDFSRYRAIALQTNQAGRVQANLLEARLAVKNFVINATDETISAVNDRVSRTLQLNEELDGLVNSPQKKAVVASTGENLSKYLAGFTEVTKLQAKRDDLVTNTLDVIGPQIEQKLTEIMKGANNEGDTNAAFRAGVVQRNLLLMRLYATKFLVTNQDSAYERVLEESAALADNQRSLATAVRNSRFGKVSDEVLTLHQTYEDAFKAVHDTINTRNEIISSTLDTIGPKVATELENLKLAIKKEQDTLGPEASAAMQLAVTMTYSVAAIAVVLGCLAAWFIGMGISRPIKAITGAMKTLAGGDKTVDIPGQTHRDEIGAMADAVQVFKDNMIKADEMAAREAEETKAREERARRIEQLTQDFDTKVSEMLNTVAGAATEMESTAASMSNIANDTNSRATTVASAAQQASSNVQTVATATEELSSSIQEISRQVTQSSEFAARAVEQASTTDTQVQGLSMAAQRIGEVISLISDIAEQTNLLALNATIEAARAGDAGKGFAVVAAEVKELASQTAKATEDISQQIGNIQTETDGAVTAIQSIGATIAEINEVAAGIASAVEEQTAATSEIARNVEQAATGTEEVTTNIIEVTRAASETGTAATQVTSTAGELSSKAEQLKSQVETFLSDVRSA; translated from the coding sequence ATGCTTAAACATATCAGCATTTCATCGAAGATTTTCGGAGGCTTCGGCATTGTCCTGATCCTCCTTCTGATTATCAGTGCCACAGGCGGGTTGAACCTGAGCAACGGCAACGACGACTTTTCCCGCTACCGGGCAATCGCTCTGCAGACCAATCAGGCAGGCCGCGTTCAGGCCAACCTCCTGGAAGCTCGCCTGGCGGTCAAGAATTTCGTCATCAACGCCACGGACGAGACCATCTCGGCCGTCAACGATCGCGTTTCCAGGACGCTCCAGCTCAACGAGGAACTCGATGGCCTGGTGAACAGCCCGCAAAAGAAAGCCGTGGTGGCGAGCACCGGGGAAAACCTGAGCAAGTACCTTGCCGGTTTCACGGAGGTGACCAAGCTGCAGGCGAAGCGCGACGATCTTGTCACCAACACGCTCGATGTCATCGGCCCGCAGATCGAGCAGAAGCTGACTGAGATCATGAAGGGGGCGAACAATGAGGGGGATACCAATGCCGCCTTCAGGGCCGGAGTGGTCCAGCGCAATCTCCTCCTGATGCGTCTCTATGCAACCAAATTCCTGGTTACCAATCAGGACTCTGCCTACGAAAGGGTGCTCGAGGAATCGGCGGCATTGGCTGACAATCAGCGCAGCCTCGCAACTGCGGTGCGAAATTCCCGCTTCGGAAAGGTCTCCGATGAAGTGCTCACCCTGCATCAAACCTACGAGGACGCCTTCAAAGCGGTTCACGACACAATCAACACGCGCAACGAGATCATTTCCAGTACGCTGGATACCATCGGCCCCAAGGTTGCGACCGAGCTTGAGAACCTGAAACTGGCGATCAAGAAGGAACAGGACACCCTCGGACCCGAGGCCAGTGCCGCGATGCAGCTGGCCGTCACCATGACCTACAGCGTCGCCGCCATTGCCGTTGTGCTGGGGTGCCTAGCGGCCTGGTTCATCGGAATGGGCATCTCCCGTCCGATCAAGGCAATCACCGGGGCCATGAAGACTCTTGCCGGCGGCGACAAAACCGTCGACATCCCGGGACAGACCCACAGGGACGAAATCGGCGCCATGGCGGATGCCGTCCAGGTCTTCAAGGATAACATGATCAAGGCGGATGAAATGGCGGCCCGGGAAGCCGAGGAAACCAAGGCGCGTGAAGAACGGGCCCGCCGCATCGAGCAGCTCACCCAGGATTTCGACACCAAGGTATCGGAGATGCTCAACACCGTTGCCGGTGCCGCAACGGAGATGGAAAGCACGGCAGCGTCCATGTCCAACATTGCCAACGACACCAACAGCCGCGCAACCACGGTCGCCAGCGCTGCGCAGCAAGCGTCCTCGAACGTCCAGACGGTCGCGACCGCGACCGAGGAACTGTCCAGTTCCATCCAGGAAATCTCCCGGCAAGTCACCCAGTCTTCGGAATTCGCGGCCCGCGCGGTCGAACAGGCGAGCACCACCGATACCCAGGTCCAGGGGCTTTCCATGGCCGCCCAGCGGATCGGTGAGGTTATCAGCCTGATTTCCGACATTGCCGAGCAAACCAATCTGCTCGCCCTGAACGCCACGATCGAAGCCGCGAGAGCGGGCGATGCCGGCAAGGGCTTCGCGGTCGTTGCCGCGGAGGTGAAGGAGCTGGCCAGCCAGACGGCGAAGGCCACCGAGGACATCAGCCAGCAGATCGGCAATATCCAGACCGAAACCGACGGCGCCGTTACGGCAATCCAGTCGATCGGGGCGACCATCGCGGAAATCAACGAAGTCGCAGCCGGCATCGCATCCGCGGTCGAGGAACAGACTGCGGCGACGAGCGAAATCGCCCGCAACGTGGAGCAGGCAGCGACCGGCACCGAGGAGGTCACCACCAACATCATAGAGGTGACCCGGGCAGCGAGCGAAACCGGAACGGCGGCCACCCAGGTGACCTCAACCGCCGGCGAACTCTCCAGCAAGGCGGAACAGCTCAAGAGCCAGGTGGAAACATTCCTGAGCGACGTCCGCTCGGCATAA